In the Leptotrichia sp. oral taxon 212 genome, one interval contains:
- a CDS encoding RNA methyltransferase: MRDNIYVGLVHYPVYNRNSDVVATSITNFDIHDISRTCRTYDIKKYFIITPVDAQQELTNRIINYWTEGDGIEFNKNRKEAFENTDLSDSVEAAVATITEVEGKKPKIITTSAKIFQNTVSYDLIGKEMTEDETPYLILFGTGWGLTNEIMDMSYKILEPIRGKTKYNHLSVRSAVSIILDRLLGEN, from the coding sequence ATGAGAGACAATATTTATGTTGGACTTGTTCACTATCCTGTCTATAACAGGAACAGTGATGTTGTAGCAACATCTATAACTAACTTTGATATTCATGATATATCGAGAACATGCAGAACATATGATATAAAAAAATATTTTATAATAACACCTGTAGATGCACAGCAGGAACTTACAAACAGGATAATTAACTATTGGACTGAAGGGGATGGAATAGAATTTAATAAAAATAGGAAGGAAGCATTTGAAAATACAGATCTGTCTGATTCTGTAGAAGCTGCAGTGGCCACAATAACCGAAGTTGAGGGGAAAAAACCTAAAATAATAACAACTTCAGCCAAAATATTTCAAAATACAGTGTCTTATGACTTGATTGGAAAGGAAATGACAGAAGATGAAACGCCTTATCTCATACTTTTTGGTACAGGATGGGGACTGACAAACGAAATAATGGATATGTCATATAAAATTCTGGAACCGATAAGGGGAAAGACAAAATATAATCATTTATCTGTGAGAAGTGCTGTATCCATAATATTAGACAGGCTTTTAGGAGAAAATTAG
- a CDS encoding PTS-dependent dihydroxyacetone kinase phosphotransferase subunit DhaM: METSKNGLVGLVVVSHSNKLAEEIINFAKLLQQEDFKIENGGNINQEIYGATVSTIKDAIKRADKGQGVLVFVDMGSSIFHAVKAVEELRGEVEAEIADAPLVEGIISAVAANFDEMSLPELKEIAEGSRNFKKIKK, encoded by the coding sequence ATGGAAACTAGTAAAAATGGATTGGTAGGTCTTGTTGTAGTGAGCCATAGCAACAAATTGGCAGAGGAAATCATAAATTTTGCAAAATTGCTGCAGCAGGAGGATTTCAAAATTGAAAATGGAGGCAATATAAATCAGGAAATTTATGGGGCAACTGTTTCTACAATTAAAGATGCTATAAAAAGAGCAGATAAAGGTCAAGGAGTCTTAGTATTTGTAGATATGGGAAGTTCTATATTCCATGCAGTTAAAGCAGTAGAAGAACTCAGAGGAGAAGTTGAAGCTGAAATTGCAGACGCCCCTTTAGTTGAAGGGATTATATCAGCTGTTGCCGCTAACTTTGATGAAATGTCTCTTCCTGAACTGAAGGAAATAGCTGAAGGAAGCAGAAATTTTAAAAAAATAAAAAAATAG